A portion of the Acidisoma sp. PAMC 29798 genome contains these proteins:
- a CDS encoding nitrile hydratase subunit alpha, with the protein MTLTDLDPTALLSALRALLVDKGITSAEEIADRITATDAATPARGAAMVAKAWTDPEFRALMLADGAKAAETLGIPMRGLPPLGVLENTPERHHLVVCTLCSCYPRAVLGYPPFWFKSVAYRARAVRDPRGVLLEWGTTLPADVVLTVVDSTADYRWMVLPMRPEDTESWSEARLAALVREGDMIGVTVPRSI; encoded by the coding sequence ATGACCCTCACGGACCTGGACCCGACAGCGCTGCTATCCGCCTTGCGGGCCCTGCTCGTCGACAAGGGGATCACGTCAGCCGAGGAGATCGCGGATAGGATCACCGCGACCGATGCCGCGACCCCGGCGCGGGGCGCCGCGATGGTCGCCAAGGCCTGGACCGACCCAGAGTTCCGCGCCCTGATGCTGGCCGATGGGGCGAAGGCGGCGGAGACGCTCGGCATCCCCATGCGCGGCCTGCCGCCGCTCGGCGTGCTGGAAAATACGCCCGAACGCCATCACCTCGTGGTTTGCACGCTCTGCAGTTGCTATCCGCGCGCCGTGCTCGGCTATCCACCCTTTTGGTTCAAGTCCGTCGCTTATCGCGCCCGCGCGGTGCGTGACCCGCGCGGCGTGCTGCTGGAATGGGGCACGACCTTGCCGGCCGATGTCGTTCTGACCGTGGTCGACAGCACGGCGGATTATCGCTGGATGGTCCTGCCGATGCGCCCCGAAGACACCGAGTCCTGGTCAGAGGCGCGTCTCGCCGCGCTTGTGCGCGAGGGCGACATGATCGGCGTTACAGTTCCACGCTCAATCTAA
- a CDS encoding glycosyltransferase family 2 protein: MTSAPSDDEAIGRLQAELEVVSATLAATAIQRDQLLASTSWRITAPLRRFWDSIRAGRRRVTGHGAEREPEPAPEPPPPPPPETEYERWMRLCDRLSEDDRSAIQTHIGAMAQPPLIAIVMRVHETPGQWVRDAITSVRTQLYPHWELCVIGAASHPILAEVAAVEPRIKLSSQHSDGAFVAFMGSQDLLSERALYEVAAELECHPDTDLIYVDEDEVDEKGVRTNPYFKPDWNIDLMLGQNLVGAFIVCRRALMESIGVCLGDPDPPYALALKIAAATTPDRLRHIPSVLYHARRTDAAPPSTVAMQSPIQASMRSQGAEVALVPVGPHWMRTRWPLPDPAPRVSLIVPSRDHAELLARCASGLLHRTDYANLELLIVDHENREPEALRLIDRLRHDRRVRVLPYQGEFNYAAINNAAVREATGEILVLINNDIDVIDGDWLREMVSHAVRPDVGAVGAKLLYADDTVQHAGVVLGVAVSRVAGHFGHGAARDDAGPFGQFALTRELSAVTGACLALRRAVYEQVGGMDAEHLPVSFNDVDLCLRIRAAGLRVVWTPFAELYHLESASRGGEQTPAQLDRAKREIATMRDRWGAVLDHDPFHNPNFDRADPNVLTTDIRMPRRWADVVTLPRAAAD, from the coding sequence ATGACATCGGCACCCTCGGATGACGAGGCAATTGGTAGACTGCAAGCCGAGCTTGAGGTTGTCAGCGCCACCCTGGCCGCGACCGCAATCCAGCGCGACCAACTTCTGGCCTCGACGAGTTGGCGTATCACCGCGCCACTGCGGCGCTTTTGGGATAGCATCCGGGCCGGGCGTCGGCGGGTTACCGGGCACGGCGCGGAACGCGAACCCGAGCCGGCACCCGAGCCGCCACCGCCGCCACCTCCCGAAACGGAGTACGAGCGATGGATGCGCCTCTGCGATCGGCTGAGCGAAGACGACCGCTCGGCGATCCAAACCCATATCGGCGCCATGGCGCAGCCGCCGCTGATCGCCATCGTCATGAGGGTGCATGAGACACCGGGCCAATGGGTGCGGGATGCGATCACCTCGGTGCGCACGCAACTATATCCGCATTGGGAACTATGCGTCATCGGCGCCGCGTCCCATCCCATCCTGGCAGAAGTGGCGGCCGTAGAGCCCCGCATAAAACTGAGTAGCCAGCACAGCGATGGCGCCTTCGTCGCTTTCATGGGCAGCCAGGATCTGTTGTCCGAACGGGCGCTGTATGAAGTCGCGGCGGAGCTTGAATGTCACCCCGATACCGATCTCATCTACGTCGATGAGGACGAGGTCGATGAAAAAGGGGTTCGCACAAACCCCTATTTCAAGCCCGACTGGAATATCGACCTCATGCTCGGTCAGAACCTTGTCGGTGCTTTCATAGTCTGTCGCCGCGCGCTGATGGAGAGCATCGGCGTGTGCCTGGGCGATCCCGATCCCCCTTACGCCTTGGCGTTGAAGATCGCGGCGGCAACGACACCCGATCGCCTACGTCATATCCCCAGCGTGCTCTATCATGCGCGCCGTACCGACGCGGCTCCGCCTTCCACGGTCGCGATGCAATCGCCGATACAGGCGTCTATGCGCAGTCAAGGCGCAGAGGTCGCATTGGTTCCGGTCGGGCCGCATTGGATGCGAACGCGCTGGCCGTTGCCCGATCCGGCCCCCCGCGTGAGCCTCATCGTGCCGAGCCGCGATCACGCCGAGCTGCTTGCGCGTTGTGCGTCGGGTCTGTTGCACCGTACCGACTATGCAAACCTGGAACTGCTGATCGTCGATCATGAGAACCGCGAGCCAGAGGCGCTCAGACTGATCGACCGTCTGCGACACGATCGCCGTGTGCGCGTGCTCCCTTACCAGGGTGAGTTCAATTACGCCGCGATCAACAATGCCGCCGTGCGCGAGGCGACCGGCGAAATCCTCGTGCTGATCAATAACGATATCGATGTTATCGACGGCGACTGGCTGAGGGAGATGGTGTCCCACGCCGTCAGGCCGGATGTCGGCGCAGTGGGCGCGAAGCTTTTATACGCAGACGATACTGTCCAACATGCAGGCGTCGTGCTCGGTGTGGCAGTGTCGCGGGTCGCGGGTCATTTCGGTCATGGCGCAGCACGCGATGACGCCGGTCCCTTCGGGCAATTCGCCCTGACGCGGGAACTCTCTGCTGTCACCGGTGCCTGTCTGGCCCTGCGTCGTGCGGTCTATGAACAGGTCGGCGGCATGGATGCCGAGCACTTGCCCGTATCCTTCAACGACGTCGATCTCTGTCTCCGTATTCGCGCCGCTGGACTGCGCGTTGTTTGGACGCCCTTTGCAGAGCTGTATCATCTGGAATCGGCCTCGCGCGGTGGCGAGCAGACACCGGCGCAGCTGGATCGTGCGAAGCGTGAGATCGCCACAATGCGTGACCGCTGGGGTGCGGTTCTGGATCACGACCCCTTCCACAATCCAAACTTCGACCGCGCCGATCCGAATGTCCTGACGACCGATATACGAATGCCTAGGCGATGGGCCGATGTTGTGACGCTGCCCCGCGCGGCGGCTGATTGA
- a CDS encoding glycosyltransferase: protein MALLTLPPSSAALERDLALAKEQAAARARERDALRMHLDTIETSTVWRASRRLRDIGHRNPQLARILRRIAKAFYWTATGQLFHRLRLRRNLGDLAPPAALVTPAALQIPSAEHPAVSILIQASGSIDSLLRCLASIASHQHRTAIEVLLIDPGRVVTEHLRGHVTGFQAVDTAAQARGEFLLLLHPDSEVMPGAIDALADRLAFCPDVGMIGPRVRLPDGQLLQAGLILWRNGRVSHWGEGEDPDRPEFNYRREVDLLSRNALMVRRSLFDALHGFDSEYPTAEEADADFALRFRALGATAMIEPRAVVVYHGPVGATDDNTDPGLLRDRWAETLARDHVPAGTSLLRARDRARHRTVILVVDHAVPEPDHDAGSRAIFDVLTCLVDAGWVVKFWPQNPHHSKDYAPHLEEMGIEVLDGRGTHDIEVWLKENGDTLDHVLVSRPTVAFALAMPIISNTTAPVTYYGHDLHFARLRREAEVTQNDAIRRLAEITEAYERKLWRLFDTVIYLSEEEAQTVRTMAPTVDVHSIVPYCFDDFPERAAPVRSSTILFVAGFSHAPNVDAAIFLVRNILPLVRAKRPEARLALVGSHPTPAVMALAAPDVDVTGWVSDTDLGRHYRDSRVAVVPLRFGAGVKGKVVQALREGLPLVTTPIGAQGIPGLDRLVPIWEQPQAIADALLRLLADDDAWMAQSRAQVRFAAATYSRAAMRMSLLAALPPRPEAG, encoded by the coding sequence ATGGCGTTGCTGACACTGCCGCCCTCATCGGCGGCCCTGGAACGCGACCTCGCTCTCGCAAAAGAACAGGCCGCAGCACGGGCGCGGGAGCGGGACGCCCTGCGCATGCATCTCGACACCATCGAAACGAGCACGGTTTGGCGGGCAAGCCGTCGCTTGCGTGATATCGGGCACCGCAATCCCCAGCTCGCACGGATCCTACGGCGCATCGCAAAAGCTTTCTACTGGACAGCGACCGGCCAGCTGTTTCACCGGCTGCGCCTTCGCCGAAACCTTGGCGACCTTGCACCCCCCGCCGCTTTGGTGACACCCGCTGCACTCCAAATCCCGAGCGCCGAGCACCCGGCCGTCTCGATCCTGATCCAGGCGTCTGGCTCCATTGACTCACTTCTGCGATGCCTGGCTTCGATTGCGTCGCATCAACACCGCACCGCGATCGAAGTGCTGCTGATCGATCCAGGACGTGTCGTGACCGAACACCTGCGCGGCCACGTCACAGGCTTTCAAGCCGTCGATACTGCTGCACAGGCACGCGGCGAGTTTCTGTTGTTGCTCCATCCAGACAGCGAAGTCATGCCCGGCGCCATTGATGCTCTGGCTGACCGGCTCGCCTTCTGTCCCGACGTCGGCATGATCGGACCGCGCGTGCGTCTGCCGGACGGACAGCTTCTGCAAGCGGGCTTGATCTTGTGGCGCAACGGACGTGTCAGCCATTGGGGTGAGGGCGAGGATCCCGACCGGCCCGAATTCAACTATCGCAGGGAGGTCGATCTCCTGTCGCGGAACGCGCTGATGGTACGGCGATCCCTATTCGACGCGTTGCACGGTTTCGATTCCGAATATCCGACCGCGGAAGAGGCGGATGCCGATTTCGCGCTTCGCTTCCGTGCTCTCGGCGCGACGGCGATGATCGAGCCGCGCGCGGTCGTCGTCTACCACGGCCCGGTCGGCGCGACCGACGATAACACCGACCCCGGCCTGCTTCGTGATCGGTGGGCCGAAACGCTCGCGCGCGACCACGTCCCCGCAGGGACATCGCTGCTCCGGGCGCGAGATCGGGCCCGCCATCGCACGGTGATCCTGGTGGTTGATCATGCCGTGCCTGAGCCCGATCATGATGCGGGATCACGCGCGATCTTCGACGTGCTCACCTGTCTGGTCGATGCGGGTTGGGTGGTAAAATTCTGGCCGCAAAACCCCCACCATTCCAAAGACTATGCGCCACATCTGGAAGAGATGGGGATAGAAGTGCTCGATGGTCGCGGCACGCACGACATCGAAGTCTGGCTGAAGGAAAATGGCGATACGCTCGACCATGTGTTGGTCAGCCGCCCCACGGTCGCTTTCGCGCTCGCCATGCCGATCATCTCCAACACAACGGCCCCTGTCACCTACTACGGTCACGACCTTCACTTCGCGCGTTTGCGACGGGAAGCGGAGGTGACGCAGAACGACGCCATCCGCCGTCTGGCGGAGATCACGGAAGCCTATGAGCGCAAACTATGGCGCCTCTTCGACACGGTGATCTATTTGTCGGAGGAGGAGGCACAAACCGTGCGCACCATGGCGCCGACGGTCGATGTCCATAGCATCGTGCCTTATTGCTTCGATGACTTTCCCGAACGCGCGGCCCCAGTGCGCAGCAGCACCATCCTGTTCGTCGCAGGCTTCTCGCATGCGCCGAATGTCGATGCGGCCATCTTCCTGGTGCGGAACATCCTGCCGCTTGTCCGCGCAAAGCGCCCCGAGGCGCGGCTCGCCTTGGTCGGCTCACATCCCACACCGGCCGTGATGGCGCTGGCCGCCCCGGATGTGGATGTCACCGGTTGGGTCAGCGATACCGATCTCGGACGCCACTACCGGGATAGTCGCGTGGCCGTGGTGCCGCTGCGCTTCGGGGCCGGCGTCAAGGGCAAGGTCGTGCAAGCCCTGCGGGAAGGGCTGCCCTTGGTCACCACGCCCATCGGCGCACAAGGCATCCCCGGCCTGGACCGCCTTGTCCCGATCTGGGAGCAACCGCAGGCGATCGCCGACGCTCTGCTGCGCTTGCTTGCCGATGACGATGCATGGATGGCGCAGTCCCGCGCGCAGGTGCGATTCGCGGCCGCGACCTATTCGCGTGCGGCGATGCGGATGTCCCTGCTCGCCGCCCTGCCACCACGGCCGGAAGCCGGATGA
- a CDS encoding rhamnan synthesis F family protein, whose product MLDPLVAVDLGDELTWEPMRIVPPDPWTGHLPFAFWLIKALRPATLVELGTHSGNSYFAFCQAMAAFTPAGRAYAVDTWAGDEHAGHYDESVFAGVSGFNGEHFRQFSTLLRTTFDEARAYFPPASVDLLHIDGMHTYDAVRQDFETWRDALSSRAVVVFHDTNVRERDFGVWRFWQELSAEYPSFEFDHSNGLGVLGVGPDQPPMMQALFALSKDAAAAGTLRRRLAARGEAFQRQVTILDLRTQLTDAVKHAQRAVADAQAQQGGLEWRDALLKGQREIIQAKDMMIAALGNVVAGRAQSLAVRDRLIESRDMLAAQLMHDVRHQQFLTSEERRVRAEMQAGYEGAIQGLNAHHEGQQRNAALAVEQARQQLALAGPQLEQVQQQTAATVTQFYVGSRSWKIGRPLRVAARLLRGRGLAPAGPALPPLPSLPPIPAVALPEPAPADATATDVASDVTAVTSLKQAMRALLSARLQAFLAGPETLRLPCAEQPDVSIILVLYNQAQLTFGCLGSIIETLAHASFGVEVVIADNHSTDDTAALLDRLEGATVIRNSANLHFLKAVNLAARSARGRTILLLNNDAQLLPGALASALRTLDSDAAIGAVGGRIILPDGTLQEAGSIIWRDGACSGYARGQDPHTPDVMFQRNVDYCSGAFLLTPTALFRAMGGFDERFAPAYYEETDYCVRLWEGGHRVVYDPDATIIHYEFGSSTQSGDALRLQAANHAIFAAQHREWLDKQFPASPLNLLAARTARTEALRILVLEDRVPKVELGTGYPRANRLLHEMVEAGAEVTLFPMFRHKEDWHGVRLALDKRIEVLISADRYQLRDYLVARPNQFDAILVCRPPNMEAFLEAVGPERELLGGAAVLYDAEALFVTRTLQRRATDGDPVPDLERHKLVAAEVSLTRIAKAVISVTPAEQEVLEDYGAPDVHILGHALDDAPIPTGYDARDQIVFLGAIQEDSAPNAEAVRWFADAILPPLRQALGKPDFRLTVVGLNKAKTIAAMDGDTLELVGMVESLPPALARARVMVVPSRLGAGIPHKVHQAAMLGIPMVVTGLIASQLGWDDGTEILVADDPGAFAAACARLYDDPALWERVRDNALIRARLDCAPEVFTAKVRDILASLDRVHREPEPVPLLDEDGKPVKPPAAPPPPPTERNTSRPAESDWSVAVPFFYTPIATEQRLGVIAHVFHVAVAKEMLFYLHNIPVPADLCLSTDTAEKQAELQAIFGSWDKGSVEVRVTPNRGRDIAPKLVGFADVYDRYDLVLHLHSKVSTHAAFLAPWRSYLFETLLGSPEIVRSILDGFGRVPDLGMVAPQHYQAIRRWLGWNGNFEGARAMAARMGLSLSPRRALDFPSGSMFWARPAALRPLLDLGLTFEDFPEEGEQVDHTPAHVIERLYFYSCEKSGHTWLKVTEPTLCFDTATVVEIASPIALSQFIGEHGVVLSGPGEIATRKDPAPMMTRVAPGLSRRLTARSF is encoded by the coding sequence ATGCTAGACCCATTAGTGGCCGTGGATCTCGGGGATGAACTGACCTGGGAGCCGATGCGGATCGTGCCGCCCGATCCCTGGACCGGCCACCTGCCTTTCGCCTTTTGGCTGATCAAAGCCCTGCGCCCCGCGACCCTGGTCGAGTTGGGAACCCATTCCGGCAATTCCTATTTCGCCTTTTGCCAAGCCATGGCAGCCTTTACCCCCGCTGGCCGCGCCTATGCCGTCGATACCTGGGCGGGCGACGAGCATGCTGGCCATTATGACGAGAGCGTCTTCGCCGGCGTCTCCGGTTTTAACGGCGAGCACTTCCGCCAATTCTCGACGCTCTTGCGCACGACCTTCGATGAGGCGCGCGCCTACTTTCCGCCGGCCAGCGTCGATCTTCTGCATATCGACGGAATGCATACCTATGACGCGGTGCGCCAGGATTTTGAGACGTGGCGGGACGCGCTGTCGTCGCGCGCGGTGGTCGTGTTCCACGACACCAATGTCCGCGAGCGGGATTTCGGCGTCTGGCGCTTTTGGCAGGAGCTGAGCGCAGAATACCCGTCGTTCGAATTCGATCATTCCAACGGCCTTGGCGTGCTGGGCGTGGGTCCCGATCAGCCGCCGATGATGCAGGCGCTGTTCGCCCTGTCCAAGGATGCGGCGGCTGCGGGCACCCTCCGGCGCCGTTTGGCGGCGCGTGGTGAAGCCTTCCAGCGGCAGGTCACCATCCTCGACCTGCGGACCCAGCTGACGGACGCGGTCAAGCATGCACAGCGTGCGGTGGCAGATGCCCAAGCGCAGCAGGGCGGTTTGGAATGGCGGGATGCCTTGCTGAAGGGGCAACGCGAAATCATCCAGGCCAAGGACATGATGATCGCGGCCTTGGGCAATGTCGTGGCGGGGCGCGCCCAGTCCCTTGCCGTGCGCGACCGCCTCATCGAGTCGCGGGATATGCTGGCCGCCCAGCTCATGCATGACGTGCGACACCAGCAATTCCTGACGTCGGAGGAACGTCGCGTCCGCGCCGAGATGCAGGCGGGCTATGAGGGCGCCATCCAGGGCCTGAATGCCCACCATGAGGGGCAGCAGCGTAACGCGGCCCTGGCCGTGGAACAGGCGCGCCAGCAATTGGCTCTGGCGGGGCCGCAGCTTGAACAGGTCCAGCAGCAGACGGCCGCGACTGTCACGCAGTTCTACGTGGGCTCCCGCTCCTGGAAGATCGGCCGGCCGCTGCGCGTCGCGGCCCGCCTGCTGCGCGGTCGCGGCCTCGCCCCGGCCGGACCTGCGCTGCCACCTTTGCCGTCTCTGCCCCCGATCCCGGCGGTCGCTCTGCCTGAGCCCGCGCCGGCCGATGCGACGGCGACCGATGTCGCCTCAGACGTGACGGCCGTCACGTCGCTGAAGCAGGCCATGCGGGCGCTGTTGAGTGCGCGGCTGCAGGCGTTTCTTGCGGGACCCGAGACGCTGCGCCTGCCATGTGCCGAGCAGCCTGACGTCAGCATCATCCTGGTGCTGTACAATCAGGCCCAGCTGACCTTCGGTTGCCTCGGCTCCATTATCGAAACCCTCGCCCACGCGTCCTTCGGCGTCGAAGTCGTCATCGCGGACAATCACTCGACTGACGATACGGCCGCCCTGCTGGACCGGCTGGAGGGTGCGACGGTCATCCGCAACAGCGCGAACCTGCATTTCCTCAAGGCGGTCAATCTCGCGGCCCGCTCGGCGCGCGGGCGAACGATTTTGTTGCTGAACAACGACGCTCAGTTGCTGCCCGGCGCGCTCGCGAGTGCTTTGCGCACGCTCGATTCCGACGCGGCGATCGGCGCCGTGGGCGGGCGGATCATTCTGCCCGACGGCACCTTGCAGGAAGCCGGATCCATCATCTGGCGGGACGGCGCATGCTCGGGCTACGCCCGTGGCCAGGACCCGCATACGCCGGACGTGATGTTCCAGCGCAACGTGGATTATTGCTCGGGGGCGTTCCTGCTGACGCCGACTGCGCTGTTCCGCGCCATGGGCGGTTTCGATGAACGGTTCGCCCCTGCTTATTACGAGGAAACGGATTATTGCGTGCGCCTGTGGGAAGGCGGCCACAGGGTGGTCTACGATCCCGATGCGACGATCATCCATTACGAATTTGGGAGCTCGACCCAAAGCGGTGACGCTCTGCGTTTGCAGGCCGCGAACCACGCCATTTTCGCGGCCCAGCACAGGGAGTGGCTGGACAAGCAATTCCCCGCCAGCCCGCTGAACCTGCTGGCGGCGCGCACGGCGCGGACCGAGGCGCTGCGCATCCTGGTGCTGGAGGATCGGGTGCCGAAGGTCGAACTCGGCACCGGCTATCCGCGCGCCAACCGGCTGCTGCATGAGATGGTGGAGGCAGGCGCCGAAGTCACGCTGTTCCCGATGTTCCGCCACAAGGAAGATTGGCACGGCGTGCGCCTCGCGCTCGATAAGCGGATCGAGGTGCTGATCAGCGCCGACCGGTATCAGCTGCGGGACTATTTGGTGGCACGGCCGAACCAGTTCGACGCCATCCTGGTCTGCCGCCCGCCCAATATGGAAGCCTTCCTGGAGGCCGTGGGACCGGAGCGCGAATTGCTCGGCGGCGCCGCCGTTCTGTATGACGCCGAAGCGCTGTTCGTGACGCGCACCCTGCAACGCCGGGCGACGGATGGCGACCCGGTGCCGGATCTGGAACGGCACAAGCTGGTCGCGGCGGAAGTGTCGCTGACGCGAATCGCCAAGGCCGTCATCTCCGTCACGCCGGCCGAGCAGGAGGTGCTGGAGGATTACGGCGCCCCTGACGTTCACATCCTCGGCCATGCGCTGGACGATGCGCCGATCCCGACCGGCTATGACGCGCGCGACCAGATCGTGTTTCTGGGCGCGATCCAGGAAGATAGCGCCCCGAATGCCGAAGCCGTCCGCTGGTTCGCAGACGCCATCCTGCCGCCGCTGCGCCAGGCGCTGGGCAAGCCCGATTTCCGCCTGACGGTAGTCGGCCTGAACAAGGCCAAGACGATCGCCGCCATGGACGGCGATACGCTCGAGCTGGTCGGGATGGTGGAAAGCCTGCCGCCGGCCTTGGCGCGGGCGCGGGTCATGGTGGTGCCGTCGCGCCTTGGCGCCGGCATTCCGCACAAGGTCCATCAGGCGGCCATGCTGGGCATTCCCATGGTGGTCACCGGTCTCATCGCCAGCCAATTGGGCTGGGATGACGGCACCGAAATCCTGGTCGCCGACGATCCCGGCGCCTTCGCGGCGGCCTGCGCCCGGCTCTATGATGACCCCGCCTTGTGGGAGCGGGTGCGGGACAACGCCCTGATCCGGGCGCGCCTCGACTGCGCGCCCGAGGTGTTCACCGCCAAGGTACGCGACATTCTGGCCAGTCTGGATCGGGTGCATCGCGAGCCCGAGCCCGTGCCGCTGCTGGACGAGGACGGCAAGCCCGTCAAGCCACCGGCCGCACCGCCACCGCCCCCCACCGAGCGCAATACCAGCCGGCCGGCAGAGTCCGATTGGAGCGTCGCCGTGCCCTTTTTCTACACGCCGATAGCAACCGAACAGAGGCTGGGGGTCATCGCCCATGTCTTCCATGTCGCGGTCGCGAAGGAGATGCTGTTCTACCTCCACAACATCCCCGTCCCGGCGGACCTGTGTCTATCGACCGATACTGCCGAAAAGCAGGCCGAATTGCAGGCGATCTTCGGGTCCTGGGACAAGGGCAGCGTCGAGGTACGCGTGACACCCAATCGCGGGCGTGACATCGCCCCGAAGCTGGTGGGATTTGCCGATGTCTATGACCGCTATGACCTGGTCCTGCATCTGCATTCCAAGGTGTCGACCCACGCGGCCTTCCTCGCGCCCTGGCGGTCTTATTTGTTCGAGACGCTGCTCGGCTCGCCTGAGATCGTGCGTAGCATTCTGGATGGCTTCGGCCGCGTTCCAGATTTGGGCATGGTGGCGCCGCAGCACTATCAGGCCATCCGCCGCTGGCTGGGCTGGAACGGCAATTTCGAGGGCGCGCGGGCCATGGCGGCACGCATGGGTCTCAGCC